In the genome of Nerophis lumbriciformis linkage group LG32, RoL_Nlum_v2.1, whole genome shotgun sequence, one region contains:
- the bmpr1bb gene encoding bone morphogenetic protein receptor, type IBb, whose amino-acid sequence MLVPAWHVVVLLLGGLASLSPGSHANLLDSMLLRNGWKGESERRAEASGGSSSSAASATVSNMLWCHCNRHCPEDSVNNTCMTDGYCFTMVDEEGGLAVFVTGCLGLVGSEFQCKDTWNSRYRGALACCMDQDYCNQKLHPTLPPLQTPDYVDSSGQYLALLVSIIVCSVFLCVVLIICCLRYKRQESEPRYSINLEQGDTYIPPGESLKDLIEHSHSMGSGSGSGLPLLVQRTIAKQIQMVKQIGKGRYGEVWMGKWRGERVAVKVFFTTEEDSWFRETEIYQTFLMRHDNILGFIAADIKGTGSWTQLYLITDYHENGSLYDYLKSNTLDVNAVLKLAYSSVSGLCHLHTEIHGTQGKPAIAHRDLKSKNVLVKKNGTCCIADLGLAVKFNSGTNEVDIPPNLRVGTKRYMPPEVLDESLNRTYFQSFIMADMYSFGLIVWEMTRRCSSGGMVEDYQLPYYDLVPTDPSYEDMRKVVCFKKQRPAFANRWGSDECLRQIGKVMSECWAHNPASRLSALRVKKTLAKMLESQDIKPSHSDT is encoded by the exons CCAACCTGTTGGACTCCATGCTGCTGAGGAATGGCTGGAAGGGCGAGTCAGAGCGCAGGGCGGAGGCGAGCggcggcagcagcagcagcgcagCGAGCGCCACAGTCAGCAACATGCTGTGGTGTCACTGCAACCGCCATTGCCCTGAGGACTCTGTCAACAACACCTGCAT GACGGACGGTTACTGCTTCACCATGGTGGACGAGGAAGGAGGTCTGGCCGTCTTCGTCACAGGCTGTCTGGGACTGGTCGGTTCCGAGTTCCAGTGCAAA GACACGTGGAACAGTCGCTACAGGGGAGCTCTGGCCTGCTGCATGGACCAGGACTACTGCAACCAGAAGCTGCATCCCACTCTTCCTCCTCTCCAGACGCCAG aTTACGTGGACAGCAGTGGTCAATACTTGGCTCTGCTCGTCTCCATCATCGTTTGCAGCGTCTTCCTCTGTGTCGTCCTCATCATCTGCTGCCTCAG GTATAAgaggcaggagtctgagccgcgCTACAGCATCAACCTGGAGCAGGGCGACACTTACATCCCACCTGGGGAGTCGCTGAAGGACCTCATTGAACATTCTCACAGCATGGGATCTGGATCAGGATCAGGGCTCCCTCTGCTG GTCCAGCGCACCATCGCCAAGCAGATCCAGATGGTGAAGCAGATCGGGAAGGGTCGTTACGGCGAGGTGTGGATGGGGAAGTGGCGAGGCGAGCGAGTGGCGGTCAAAGTCTTCTTCACCACGGAGGAGGACAGCTGGTTCAGAGAGACGGAGATCTACCAAACCTTCCTCATGCGACACGACAACATTCTGG GCTTCATAGCGGCCGACATCAAAGGCACGGGCTCTTGGACTCAGCTGTACTTGATCACCGATTACCACGAGAACGGCTCGCTGTACGACTACCTCAAGTCCAACACGCTGGACGTCAACGCCGTGCTCAAACTGGCCTACTCCTCCGTCTCGGGGCTGTGTCACCTGCACACCGAGATCCACGGCACGCAGGGGAAGCCCGCCATCGCCCATCGAGACCTCAAGAGCAAGAACGTTCTGGTCAAGAAGAACGGGACTTGTTGCATCGCCGACCTCGGACTGGCCGTCAAATTCAACAG cggcACCAACGAGGTGGACATCCCCCCCAACCTGCGCGTGGGCACCAAGCGCTACATGCCGCCCGAGGTGTTGGACGAGAGCCTGAACAGGACCTACTTCCAGTCCTTCATCATGGCCGACATGTACAGCTTCGGACTCATCGTGTGGGAGATGACGCGGCGCTGCAGCAGTGGAG GCATGGTGGAGGACTACCAGCTGCCGTACTACGACCTGGTGCCCACTGACCCGTCCTATGAAGACATGAGGAAGGTGGTCTGCTTCAAGAAACAAAGACCGGCTTTTGCCAACCGCTGGGGCAGCGATGAG TGTTTACGACAGATCGGAAAAGTCATGTCTGAATGCTGGGCTCACAATCCTGCCTCCCGCCTGTCGGCCTTGAGGGTGAAGAAGACCTTGGCCAAGATGTTGGAGTCCCAAGACATCAAACCGTCTCACagcgacacatga